The following are encoded in a window of Drosophila simulans strain w501 chromosome 3L, Prin_Dsim_3.1, whole genome shotgun sequence genomic DNA:
- the LOC6737252 gene encoding uncharacterized protein LOC6737252 produces the protein MKIILNLLLLALPIAQLDASRSATSDQAPIVECPGRSVPQLRAEASESEISLLFYYVSWASEARQARLVYNGLAHYYQEYGFFGAIDCWHLQCNCSRTLMPAPGVAGAGGYPDKWPTLVVRYGQKQLLQYQGSWSFEDLARFMNNLLQPLDRAHSSQDLAAIRKHSDAVVLGLLDSPDDKAYNLYLAAGLRWLELDPERNIRFTVNFGNSARKMWKSSEAKLPQFVVIDSRNVVHTFNGTSGVWKTIDILRWVRSTLKNMSLFSNGYGTPMTIAMKARHVPVLAMGVRMNQYHHASVMGEEMAYAQKKQSEGCEDYWKKFDEQSEGIPSSLNQLPKELFGDCEQTRTCYPAWNKDKTTLKNYYRINRYLNHLWKQYSHQNHPSYRNVPHLLRLHSRNLCLAHSQHGTPAIKIGIAKMVTKYGQLIWQHSTEHAAHNRSLGVVIFDSVKYRDYLHQLGIQQTHQQVQVFILDAAEESLYVMPQQHTFSYVALKDFIRQFYARTLPRTHKNAPAMMESGFSRKYNRQMLLQAVQRPNATNVVFMHRPDCALSAVLSQAFLQVSALLGSPEVHFVRFDSQANDLPWELAMPITPSLIVFPQAKSSESVVFPTDVRIDVQNVFAFVIAQLEPEQQVRSVLTSCRRRRRNVRSCLDFARNLVLQHVSQYLKFWDIYERERDDILSHLREFNNLHMSIESSIRL, from the coding sequence atgaaaataattttgaaccTGCTGCTCTTGGCTCTCCCTATCGCCCAGTTGGATGCCTCAAGGTCAGCCACATCCGACCAGGCTCCCATTGTCGAGTGTCCCGGACGCAGTGTTCCCCAGCTCCGTGCGGAAGCGTCAGAGTCCGAGATCTCGCTGCTATTTTACTACGTGTCCTGGGCCAGCGAAGCACGGCAGGCACGACTGGTCTACAATGGACTGGCCCACTATTACCAGGAGTATGGCTTCTTTGGTGCCATTGATTGCTGGCACTTGCAGTGCAATTGCAGCCGTACTTTGATGCCGGCACCCGGAGTCGCCGGCGCAGGAGGTTATCCTGACAAATGGCCCACACTGGTCGTGCGCTACGGCCAAAAGCAGTTGCTCCAGTACCAGGGCTCATGGAGCTTTGAGGATCTTGCCCGGTTCATGAATAACCTGCTTCAGCCATTGGACCGGGCGCACAGTAGTCAGGATCTTGCCGCCATTCGGAAGCACTCGGATGCGGTGGTTTTGGGCCTGCTCGACTCGCCAGACGACAAGGCCTACAATCTGTACTTGGCTGCCGGTCTGCGCTGGCTGGAACTGGATCCGGAGAGAAATATCCGCTTCACCGTGAACTTTGGCAACAGTGCCAGGAAGATGTGGAAGTCCTCGGAGGCCAAGCTGCCCCAGTTTGTAGTTATCGACAGCCGAAATGTAGTTCATACATTTAATGGTACATCTGGAGTATGGAAGACCATCGACATTCTGCGCTGGGTACGAAGCACCCTCAAAAATATGTCGCTGTTCTCCAATGGCTATGGCACTCCTATGACTATTGCCATGAAGGCGCGACATGTCCCCGTGCTGGCTATGGGAGTTCGAATGAACCAATATCACCATGCTAGTGTCATGGGCGAGGAGATGGCTTACGCTCAAAAAAAACAGTCGGAGGGATGCGAAGATTACTGGAAAAAATTCGATGAGCAATCTGAGGGCATACCCTCCTCCCTAAATCAACTTCCCAAGGAGCTGTTTGGGGATTGTGAACAAACCCGGACCTGTTACCCGGCCTGGAATAAAGACAAGACCACACTTAAGAACTATTATCGGATTAATAGGTACCTAAACCACCTATGGAAGCAATACTCGCACCAGAATCATCCGAGTTATCGAAACGTCCCCCACTTGCTGCGGCTTCACTCCAGAAACCTTTGCCTGGCACACTCACAGCATGGAACGCCGGCCATAAAAATCGGCATTGCTAAAATGGTAACCAAATATGGCCAGCTCATTTGGCAGCACTCGACTGAGCACGCAGCCCACAATCGGTCACTGGGCGTGGTGATCTTCGATTCTGTGAAATATAGAGACTATCTACACCAGCTTGGCATTCAGCAAACCCATCAGCAGGTGCAGGTTTTCATCTTGGATGCGGCTGAAGAGTCACTGTATGTTATGCCACAACAACACACATTCTCCTACGTAGCTCTTAAGGATTTTATACGGCAGTTTTACGCCAGAACATTGCCAAGGACTCACAAGAATGCTCCTGCCATGATGGAATCTGGGTTCAGTAGAAAATATAACAGGCAAATGCTGTTGCAGGCGGTCCAGCGACCAAATGCCACCAATGTGGTATTTATGCACCGTCCTGACTGCGCTCTGTCCGCCGTTCTATCCCAAGCATTTCTGCAGGTTTCGGCGCTACTCGGCAGCCCCGAGGTGCACTTCGTACGTTTCGATAGCCAGGCTAATGATCTGCCCTGGGAGCTGGCTATGCCAATCACGCCGTCTCTAATTGTCTTCCCCCAGGCAAAGAGCTCCGAATCCGTGGTGTTCCCGACCGATGTGCGGATTGATGTGCAAAACGTTTTTGCCTTTGTGATCGCCCAATtggagccggagcagcagGTGCGTTCGGTCTTGACCAGCTGCAGGCGGCGGAGGCGAAACGTTAGGAGCTGTCTTGACTTTGCCCGCAACCTGGTACTCCAGCACGTTAGCCAATATCTCAAATTCTGGGATATCTATGAACGGGAGCGGGACGACATCCTTTCGCACCTAAGGGAGTTCAACAACTTGCATATGTCCATCGAAAGCAGCATTCGATTATAG
- the LOC6737253 gene encoding uncharacterized protein LOC6737253 encodes MSTAKHFQRILEELTISDNERPVYTKEAEEIQNYVVDELKRVDKTFRQVFDGFSLGGSYLDRVKLNVPDEFDLHMKLKFPFDIRPNRMNSGFVYLEGDFTVINPQRINRFVLQDWLRNAFRKVFESNQTVATTTKRVYILSYTLEGYGCAHTISAVCGSRSISFDLVPAFEFSGSQWPFDICPVPAEVRNNWPWFAIPQKKKRLRTTFMVCAPHWEREIMKGKDNLKNVLRLMKGLRDAHARNLPHLSSYMLKTVLLHRLESADWERDLGTLLVEMWSHLVNHLRARRLEFFLDKDHNIFNRMSPHEIRKCLENANTLLKELRFAQTCGSSYHHVAKLFNIPN; translated from the exons ATGAGTACCGCTAAGCATTTTCAAAGAATTCTTGAGGAATTGACAATCTCTGACAATGAAAGGCCCGTATATACCAAAGAAGCCGAGGAAATTCAAAACTATGTAGTTGACGAACTTAAACGGGTAGACAAAACCTTTCGCCAGGTATTCGACGGATTCAGTCTTGGCG GAAGTTACTTGGATCGCGTCAAGCTAAATGTGCCCGATGAATTTGACCTGCACATGAAACTAAAGTTTCCATTTGATATCCGACCGAATCGGATGAACAGTGGGTTTGTCTATTTAGAGGGTGATTTCACCGTAATCAATCCTCAACGCATCAATCGTTTTGTACTTCAAGACTGGCTACGCAATGCATTCCGCAAGGTATTCGAGTCTAATCAGACAGTTGCCACTACCACTAAACGAGTCTACATATTAAGCTATACTCTTGAGGGGTATGGTTGTGCACATACCATTTCAGCCGTCTGTGGTAGCCGCTCGATATCTTTTGATTTGGTACCAGCATTCGAATtctctggaagccaatggcCGTTTGATATTTGTCCGGTTCCTGCTGAAGTTAGAAATAATTGGCCTTGGTTCGCCATTCCTCAAAAGAAGAAGAGGTTGAGAACCACATTTATGGTTTGTGCACCACATTGGGAGCGCGAAATTATGAAGGGCAAGGATAATTTGAAGAACGTTCTTCGGCTGATGAAAGGATTGCGGGACGCCCACGCCAGGAACTTGCCTCACTTGTCCAGTTATATGTTGAAAACAGTTTTGCTTCATCGCCTCGAAAGTGCTGACTGGGAAAGAGACTTGGGCACCCTTTTGGTTGAGATGTGGAGTCATTTGGTGAATCATCTGCGCGCACGTCGCCTGGAGTTCTTTTTGGATAAAGATCATAATATATTCAATCGTATGAGTCCACATGAAATCAGGAAATGTTTAGAAAACGCAAACACTCTGCTTAAAGAACTTCGTTTTGCTCAGACATGCGGCAGCAGTTACCATCATGTGGCCAAACTATTCAATAttccaaattaa
- the LOC6737254 gene encoding selenocysteine insertion sequence-binding protein 2 yields MSEKTRILHYNTDRRSRNQDVQDTAIKITPRSSKYKNQHRKREQQTSLLDFVIKPRPKTQRQTKAHKLEKTRLTITRASYIVYKPKGKTRLDPKKKITRLKRSVRVYRTSKKAEREVAENDLEGVPVVGLDINPTAIPLEQQVQNLSLSKTPALNDLSQAKTVHAIHSRRFRSYCDNCTRPRLKELTSQLLRDLHRFQKRAFAKNEIKARAHPRLVLGVREALARLRINKVKLLLLATDCEICPGESGLDATIEGLKFQCQQQKVPYCFPLLRRELSYALQKRAQISCVAILDFDGANATYADLLNEIEDARAEYKRRTAS; encoded by the exons ATGTCGGAAAAAACAAGAATTCTACATTATAACACGgacaggaggagcaggaaccAGGATGTCCAGGATACAGCGATCAAGATTACTCCGCGAAGCTCCAAGTATAAAAACCAGCACAGGAAACGGGAGCAGCAAACCTCTCTCCTGGACTTTGTCATCAAGCCGAGACCAAAAACACAAAGGCAAACTAAGGCACATAAACTTGAAAAGACGCGTTTAACCATAACAAGGGCTAGCTACATAGTTTACAAACCCAAGGGCAAAACCCGCCTTGATCCCAAGAAGAAGATCACCAGGTTGAAGAGGTCCGTACGGGTATATCGCACTTCGAAGAAGGCGGAAAGAGAAGTCGCGGAGAATGATCTTGAAGGAGTCCCAGTAGTTGGTCTAGATATCAATCCGACTGCTATTCCGCTGGAGCAACAAGTTCAAAACCTATCACTTAGTAAAACCCCTGCACTTAACGACCTTTCACAAGCAAAAACAGTTCATGCCATTCACTCACGGCGATTTAGAAG CTATTGTGACAACTGCACCCGCCCTCGTCTCAAGGAGTTGACCTCTCAGCTGCTAAGGGACCTGCATCGCTTTCAGAAGCGCGCCTTTGCCAAAAACGAGATTAAAGCGCGGGCACATCCCCGCCTGGTTTTGGGTGTTCGGGAGGCTCTGGCTAGGCTAAGGATAAACAAGGTAAAACTGTTGCTCCTGGCCACTGACTGCGAGATCTGCCCCGGTGAAA GTGGTCTAGATGCGACTATAGAAGGCTTAAAATTCCAATGCCAGCAGCAAAAAGTGCCCTATTGCTTTCCTCTGCTGAGAAGGGAACTTTCTTACGCCCTCCAAAAGCGAGCGCAGATTTCTTGCGTTGCTATCCTTGACTTTGACGGAGCGAATGCAACTTACGCTGATCTTCTTAACGAAATAGAGGATGCACGTGCGGAGTACAAACGCAGAACTGCTTCGTGA
- the LOC6737255 gene encoding gustatory receptor for bitter taste 66a gives MDNMAQAEDAVQPLLRQFHQLFFISKIAGILPQDLEKFRSRNLLEKSRNGMIYMLCTLILYVVLYNILIYSFGEEDRTLKASQSTLTFVIGLFLTYIGLIMMASDQLTALRNQGRIGELYERIRLVDERLYKEGCVMDNSTIGRRIRIMLIMTVIFELSILLSTYVKLVDYSQWMSLLWIVSAIPTFINTLDKIWFAVSLYALKERFEAINATLEELVDTHEKHKLWLQGNQEVPPPLDSSQPPQYDSNLEYLYKELGGMDIGFIGKSSVSGSGKNKVAPVAHSMNSFGEAIDAASRKPPPPPLATNMVHESELGNAAKVEEKLNNLCQVHDEICEIGKALNELWSYPILSLMAYGFLIFTAQLYFLYCATQYQSIPSLFRSAKNPFITVIALSYTSGKCVYLIYLSWKTSQASKRTGISLHKCGVVADDNLLYEIVNHLSLKLLNHSVDFSACGFFTLDMETLYGVSGGITSYLIILIQFNLAAQQAKEAIQTFNSLNDTAGLVGAATDMDNISSTLHDFVTTTMTPAG, from the exons ATGGACAACATGGCGCAGGCAGAGGACGCAGTTCAACCACTATTGCGGCAGTTCCATCAACTGTTCTTCATATCCAAGATAGCTGGAATTCTGCCGCAGGATCTCGAGAAGTTTCGCTCTAGGAATCTGCTGGAGAAATCCCGTAATGGCATGATTTACATGCTGTGTACTCTAATACTCTACGTTGTGCTctataatattttgatatattccTTTGGGGAGGAGGACCGTACCCTAAAGGCCTCGCAGA GCACCTTGACTTTCGTGATTGGCTTGTTCCTGACCTATATCGGTCTGATTATGATGGCCTCAGACCAGTTGACCGCTTTACGAAACCAAGGTAGAATAGGAGAGCTTTACGAGCGCATCCGTCTGGTGGATGAGCGCCTTTACAAAGAGGGGTGTGTTATGGACAACAGTACGATTGGACGGCGCATACGGATTATGCTGATCATGACAGTCATCTTTGAGTTGTCCATTTTGTTGAGCACCTACGTCAAGCTGGTGGACTATAGTCAATGGATGTCCTTGTTATGGATAGTGTCCGCCATTCCCACGTTCATCAACACGCTAGACAAGATCTGGTTCGCTGTTTCGTTATATGCGTTGAAGGAACGCTTCGAGGCCATAAACGCCACCCTAGAGGAGCTGGTGGACACGCACGAGAAACATAAGCTGTGGCTGCAAGGCAATCAAGAGGTTCCGCCTCCGCTGGACAGCTCCCAGCCGCCTCAGTATGACAGCAACTTGGAGTATCTGTACAAGGAACTAGGAGGTATGGACATAGGTTTCATTGGCAAGAGTTCAGTGTCTGGTTCGGGGAAAAACAAAGTAGCACCTGTGGCCCACTCCATGAACTCCTTTGGTGAAGCAATTGATGCGGCCAGCAGGAAGCCTCCACCGCCTCCCCTGGCCACTAACATGGTTCATGAAAGCGAGCTGGGAAATGCCGCTAAGGTAGAGGAGAAACTAAACAACCTATGCCAGGTGCACGACGAGATCTGTGAGATCGGAAAGGCTTTGAACGAGCTGTGGAGCTATCCCATTCTATCCCTAATGGCCTATGGGTTCCTGATTTTCACTGCTCAACTTTATTTCCTCTACTGCGCTACACAGTACCAATCGATACCATCGCTTTTCCGTTCCGCCAAGAATCCCTTCATCACGGTTATAGCTCTAAGTTATACGTCTGGGAAATGTGTGTACCTCATCTACCTGAGTTGGAAAACGTCGCAGGCCTCCAAGCGCACAGGAATCAGTCTGCACAAATGTGGCGTAGTGGCCGATGATAATCTGCTCTACGAAATTGTTAACCACTTATCGCTAAAATTGCTCAACCACTCGGTGGACTTTTCAGCTTGCGGCTTCTTTACCCTGGACATGGAAACATTGTATGGCGTGAGTGGCGGGATCACCAGCTACCTGATCATCCTGATTCAGTTCAATTTGGCCGCCCAGCAGGCCAAAGAGGCCATCCAGACGTTCAACTCGCTTAATGACACCGCCGGCTTGGTTGGTGCCGCCACCGATATGGATAACATTAGCTCCACGCTGCATGATTTCGTCACCACCACCATGACACCGGCGGGCTAa
- the LOC6737256 gene encoding bax inhibitor 1 isoform X1 — protein sequence MADTANYINDRFQTFMKGLGDRYEPYVREHLYKVYMVLGSTAAATTMGALLQMRDFLDLGVLAAVATLVLVLGLHFYKDDGKNYYTRLSMLYAFGFCSGQTLGPLLGYICSINPAIILSALTGTFVTFISLSLAALLAEQGKYLYLGGMLVSVINTMALLSLFNMVFKSYFVQMTQLYVGVFVMAAFIVYDTQNIVEKCRNGNRDVVQHALDLFFDVLSMFRRLLIILTQKEERKQNERRQKKN from the exons ATGGCAGATACTGCGAATTACATCAACGACCGTTTCCAGACGTTCATGAAAGGCCTCGGCGACCGTTA TGAGCCCTATGTGCGCGAGCACCTGTATAAGGTTTACATGGTCCTGGGCAGCACTGCCGCTGCTACGACCATGGGAGCCTTGCTTCAGATGCGTGACTTTCTCGATCTTGGAGTCCTGGCGGCGGTGGCCACTCTAGTCCTGGTCTTGGGTCTGCACTTCTACAAGGATGACGGCAAGAACTATTACACACGTTTGAGCATGCTCTACGCCTTCGGATTCTGCTCCGGCCAGACGCTCGGACCGCTCCTCGGCTATATATGCAGCATAAATCCGGCAATAATCCTGTCCGCCCTTACGGGCACCTTCGTCACCTTCATCTCGCTCTCCTTGGCGGCCCTTCTGGCCGAGCAGGGCAAGTACCTCTATCTGGGTGGGATGCTGGTTAGCGTCATCAACACCATGGCGCTGTTGAGTCTCTTTAACATGGTCTTCAAATCCTACTTCGTGCAAATG ACTCAACTTTACGTCGGCGTTTTCGTAATGGCTGCCTTCATCGTCTACGACACACAGAACATTGTGGAGAAGTGCCGAAACGGAAACCGAGATGTGGTTCAGCACGCTTTAGATTTGTTCTTCGATGTACTCAGCATGTTCCGCCGTTTGCTGATTATACTGACGCAAAAG GAGGAGCGAAAACAGAATGAACGCcgccagaaaaaaaattaa
- the LOC6737256 gene encoding bax inhibitor 1 isoform X2, producing MADTANYINDRFQTFMKGLGDRYEPYVREHLYKVYMVLGSTAAATTMGALLQMRDFLDLGVLAAVATLVLVLGLHFYKDDGKNYYTRLSMLYAFGFCSGQTLGPLLGYICSINPAIILSALTGTFVTFISLSLAALLAEQGKYLYLGGMLVSVINTMALLSLFNMVFKSYFVQMTQLYVGVFVMAAFIVYDTQNIVEKCRNGNRDVVQHALDLFFDVLSMFRRLLIILTQKLKTFMV from the exons ATGGCAGATACTGCGAATTACATCAACGACCGTTTCCAGACGTTCATGAAAGGCCTCGGCGACCGTTA TGAGCCCTATGTGCGCGAGCACCTGTATAAGGTTTACATGGTCCTGGGCAGCACTGCCGCTGCTACGACCATGGGAGCCTTGCTTCAGATGCGTGACTTTCTCGATCTTGGAGTCCTGGCGGCGGTGGCCACTCTAGTCCTGGTCTTGGGTCTGCACTTCTACAAGGATGACGGCAAGAACTATTACACACGTTTGAGCATGCTCTACGCCTTCGGATTCTGCTCCGGCCAGACGCTCGGACCGCTCCTCGGCTATATATGCAGCATAAATCCGGCAATAATCCTGTCCGCCCTTACGGGCACCTTCGTCACCTTCATCTCGCTCTCCTTGGCGGCCCTTCTGGCCGAGCAGGGCAAGTACCTCTATCTGGGTGGGATGCTGGTTAGCGTCATCAACACCATGGCGCTGTTGAGTCTCTTTAACATGGTCTTCAAATCCTACTTCGTGCAAATG ACTCAACTTTACGTCGGCGTTTTCGTAATGGCTGCCTTCATCGTCTACGACACACAGAACATTGTGGAGAAGTGCCGAAACGGAAACCGAGATGTGGTTCAGCACGCTTTAGATTTGTTCTTCGATGTACTCAGCATGTTCCGCCGTTTGCTGATTATACTGACGCAAAAG CTCAAGACCTTCATGGTTTAA